In a genomic window of Vulpes lagopus strain Blue_001 chromosome 13, ASM1834538v1, whole genome shotgun sequence:
- the CPA1 gene encoding carboxypeptidase A1, translating to MRGLLLLSVLLGAVLGKEDFVGHQVLRISAVDEAQVQKVKELEDLEHLKLDFWRGPGRPGSPIDVRVPLPSSQAVKVFLEAHGIGYTVMIEDVQSLLDEEQEQMFAFQAWARSTDTFNYATYHTLEEIYGFLDLLVAEHPQLVSKLQIGNSYEGRPIYVLKFSTGGSKRPAIWIDTGIHSREWVTQASGVWFAKKITQDYGQDSTLTAILDSMDIFLEIVTNPDGFAFTHSKNRMWRKTRSLTPGSACVGVDPNRNWDAGFGLVGASSNPCSETYHGKFANSEVEVKSIVDFVKSHGNIKAFISIHSYSQLLLYPYGYKAEAAPDQQELDQLAKSAVTALASLYGTKFKYGSIIKTIYQASGSTVDWTYSQGIKYSFTFELRDTGRYGFLLPASQIIPTAQETWLALRTIMEHTLNHPY from the exons ATGAGGGGGCTGCTGCTTTTAAGTGTGTTGCTAGGGGCTGTCCTTGGCAAAGAGGACTTTGTGGG gCACCAGGTGCTCCGAATCTCTGCTGTAGATGAAGCCCAGGTCCAGAAGGTGAAGGAGCTGGAGGACCTGGAGCACCTGAAG CTGGACTTCTGGCGGGGCCCTGGCCGGCCGGGCTCCCCCATCGATGTCCGAGTGCCGCTCCCTAGCAGCCAGGCCGTCAAAGTCTTCCTGGAGGCCCACGGCATCGGGTACACCGTCATGATTGAGGATGTGCAGTCACTGCTGGACGAGGAGCAGGAGCAGATGTTCGCCTTCCAGGCCTGGGCCCGCTCCACCGACACCTTTAACTACGCCACCTACCAcaccctggaggag aTCTATGGCTTCCTGGACTTGCTGGTGGCCGAGCACCCGCAGCTTGTCAGCAAGCTCCAGATTGGCAACAGCTACGAAGGCCGTCCCATCTACGTGCTGAAG TTCAGCACGGGGGGAAGCAAACGCCCTGCCATCTGGATCGACACAGGCATCCATTCCCGGGAGTGGGTCACCCAGGCCAGCGGGGTCTGGTTTGCAAAGAAG ATCACACAAGACTATGGCCAGGACTCCACACTCACAGCCATTCTTGATTCCATGGACATCTTCCTGGAGATTGTCACCAACCCCGACGGTTTTGCCTTCACTCACAGCAAG AATCGCATGTGGCGCAAGACCCGATCCCTCACGCCGGGCTCTGCCTGTGTTGGAGTGGATCCCAACCGGAACTGGGATGCCGGCTTCGGGC TGGTCGGAGCCAGCAGCAACCCCTGCTCAGAGACTTACCACGGCAAGTTCGCCAATTCCGAAGTGGAGGTTAAGTCCATCGTGGACTTTGTGAAGAGCCACGGAAACATCAAGGCCTTCATCTCCATCCACAGCTACTCCCAGCTGCTCCTGTATCCCTACGGTTACAAAGCAGAAGCGGCCCCTGACCAGCAAGAGCTG GATCAGCTGGCCAAGTCTGCTGTGACAGCGCTCGCCTCTCTGTATGGGACCAAGTTCAAGTATGGCAGCATCATCAAAACAATTT ACCAAGCCAGTGGAAGCACTGTTGACTGGACCTACAGCCAGGGCATCAAGTACTCCTTCACCTTCGAGCTCCGGGACACGGGGCGCTACGGCTTCCTGCTGCCGGCCTCTCAGATCATCCCCACGGCCCAGGAGACGTGGCTGGCGCTTCGGACCATCATGGAGCACACCCTGAATCACCCCTACTGA